A DNA window from Arachis duranensis cultivar V14167 chromosome 3, aradu.V14167.gnm2.J7QH, whole genome shotgun sequence contains the following coding sequences:
- the LOC107478945 gene encoding uncharacterized protein LOC107478945 — translation MAKSAEIDNSSNHPNCNKNVKKNLVGKKVMVENKGEKDKNLITDNFDTGFDDSLKAIFGVKQPIAVVSILPEEYSQVREVELLEDDCYDVFPRSKCLLLDDNMCGGGLFEKPTENDKEHLRPLHIKTRIDGRIVNKILVDGGAAVNLMPERVMGRLGKTEKDLIKSSIGVTDFNGMTSSVRGVVLLSIKEDVSKTAFRCPENFLGFLVQKKGIKIDKNKAKAILETPPPANKKQLQAFLGKVNYLRRFISNLSRKTKVFEPLIKLKKEEEFQWKIEHQKAFDNIKQYLTNPPIMTPPRHGAPLKLYMSASEVTIGGMLAQEDENGNKRVIYYLCRVLNDVESRYSLIEKLCLALYFSCLKLKYYLISRNVYVISKFDVLKYMLSSSILHGRLGKWMLALTKFSLHFVPARAVKGQVLADFLVDHPCIDIDEILLGFISLVPWKLYFDGSCHKGGVGIGILIISPSSEPSKFFFKLNYSCSNNEAECVTENLRKYFNVATKLLSKFDNVILRHVPRELNQEANELAQIASRYKIKLSTLEKLVRTKDIFMPLRKREVLSLEKLDLKDWRVPIMEYLENPSLSIDRKLKYRAQSYVLMNNVLFKKSIDGNLLTCLGEKEACLALAEVHEEIYGAHQTCEECQKHGSLQHIPASELHVIIKPWPFRGCALDLIEQIHPSSSKGHKFILVGVDYFSKWVEAIPLREVTHNEIINFIEEHIVYRFGIPQSITTDQGTMFIGKKVMEYAKSRDIKMLSSTLYYAQVNGQVEAANKILIALIKKYIGRQPRNWHQTLSQILWTYQNSPRGSTGNTPYKLVYGHEAVLPIDINLQSIRVTRQDEIPVADYWNSLYDELNELDDERLRALERVIRQKEIMSKSYNRRVKANTFAVGYLVWKIILPIEKNSKTYGKWSSTWEGPYGVDNVYSRNAYKIIEVGSEEEFLQ, via the exons ATGGCCAAGTCTGCAGAAATAGACAATTCTTCTAATCACCCTAACTGtaataaaaatgtaaagaaGAATCTTGTTGGGAAGAAGGTAATGGTTGAAAACAAGGGAGAAaaggataaaaatttaattactgaTAATTTTGACACTGGTTTTGATGACAGCTTAAAAGCAATATTTGGTGTTAAGCAACCTATAGCCGTGGTGTCAATACTGCCTGAGGAGTATAGTCAAGTCCGGGAAGTAGAGTTATTAGAAGATGATTGTTATGATGTCTTTCCTAGAAGCAAATGCTTATTGCTAGATGACAATATGTGTGGTGGAGGATTGTTTGAGAAGCCTACTGAAAATGATAAGGAACACTTGCGTCCACTGCATATCAAGACTCGTATTGATGGAAGGATAGTCAATAAGATTTTGGTTGACGGGGGAGCTGCTGTTAATCTCATGCCTGAAAGAGTGATGGGAAGGCTTGGAAAGACTGAAAAAGATCTGATTAAAAGTAGCATTGGGGTAACAGATTTTAATGGAATGACTTCTTCTGTTAGAGGTGTGGTTCTGCTGTCAATTAAGGAAGATGTGTCAAAAACTGCATTTAGGTGTCCAG AAAATTTTCTTGGTTTCTTGGTGCAGAAAAAAGGaattaaaattgacaaaaataagGCAAAAGCTATCCTAGAGACTCCTCCCCCAGCAAACAAAAAGCAACTGCAAGCATTTTTAGGGAAGGTCAATTACCTCAGAAGGTTCATTTCTAATCTGTCAAGAAAAACCAAGGTCTTTGAGCCTCTGATCAAGTTgaaaaaagaggaagagttCCAATGGAAAATAGAGCATCAAAAAGCTTTTGACAACATCAAGCAGTATTTGACTAATCCTCCTATTATGACACCTCCAAGGCACGGAGCACCCCTAAAACTTTACATGTCAGCTTCTGAAGTAACAATTGGTGGAATGCTTGCTCAAGAAGATGAGAATGGCAATAAAAGAGTGATTTATTACCTATGTCGTGTGCTAAATGATGTGGAGAGCCGTTATTCTCTAATTGAGAAACTTTGTTtagctttatatttttcttgtttaaaaCTTAAGTACTACTTAATTTCTAGGAATGTTTATGtaatttctaagtttgatgttcttAAATATATGTTGTCTTCTTCAATATTGCATGGTAGACTAGGAAAATGGATGTTGGCCTTAACGAAATTTTCTTTACATTTTGTTCCTGCAAGAGCCGTTAAGGGTCAGGTTCTAGCTGATTTCCTAGTTGACCATCCTTGTATTGACATTGATGAGATTTTACTAGGTTTCATTAGTTTGGTTCCTTGGAAATTATATTTTGACGGTTCATGCCATAAGGGTGGTGTTGGTATaggaattttaattatttctccaAGCAGCGAGCCAAGtaaattcttctttaaattGAATTATTCATGTTCCAACAATGAGGCAGA GTGTGTTACTGAAAATTTAAGAAAGTATTTTAATGTGGCTACAAAGTTGTTGAGCAAGTTTGACAATGTCATTTTAAGGCATGTTCCAAGGGAGTTAAATCAAGAAGCGAATGAATTAGCTCAAATTGCTTCAAGATATAAGATCAAGCTCTCAACACTAGAAAAATTGGTGAGGACAAAGGATATATTTATGCCTTTGAGAAAAAGAGAAGTGTTGTCATTAGAAAAACTAGACCTAAAAGATTGGAGAGTACCAATTATGGAATATTTAGAAAATCCAAGTCTTAGTATCGATAGAAAACTTAAATATAGGGCTCAAAGTTATGTTCTAATGAATAATGTCTTGTTTAAGAAATCTATTGATGGAAACCTCTTAACATGTTTGGGAGAAAAAGAAGCGTGTTTGGCTCTTGCTGAAGTACACGAGGAAATCTATGGTGCCCATCA GACCTGTGaagaatgccaaaaacatgGAAGTCTTCAACATATTCCAGCGTCAGAATTGCATGTTATAATTAAGCCATGGCCATTTAGAGGTTGCGCTTTAGATCTGATCGAACAGATTCACCCATCTTCTTCTAAAGGTCATAAGTTCATTTTGGTTGGTGttgattatttttctaaatgggtagaggctaTCCCTTTAAGGGAGGTGACTCAcaatgaaataattaattttattgagGAGCATATCGTGTATAGATTTGGGATTCCTCAGTCTATTACCACTGATCAAGGAACCATGTTTATTGGAAAAAAGGTCATGGAATATGCCAAGTCTAGGGATATAAAAATGCTTTCTTCTACACTGTATTATGCCCAAGTCAATGGACAAGTGGAGGCAGcgaataaaattttgattgcattaattaaaaaatacattggAAGGCAGCCAAGAAATTGGCACCAAACTCTCAGTCAAATTCTTTGGACTTACCAAAATTCTCCAAGAGGTTCTACTGGAAACACCCCGTATAAGCTAGTTTACGGTCATGAAGCGGTATTGCCAATTGATATTAATCTGCAAAGTATAAGGGTGACTAGACAAGATGAGATACCAGTAGCAGATTATTGGAATTCTTTATATGATGAGCTCAATGAACTAGATGACGAAAGGTTGAGAGCTTTAGAGCGGGTGATTCGACAAAAAGAGATCATGTCAAAATCATACAACCGCCGTGTTAAAGCAAATACATTTGCAGTTGGATATTTAGTGTGGAAAATAATTTTGCCtatagaaaaaaattcaaaaacttaCGGTAAGTGGTCTTCAACTTGGGAAGGACCTTATGGAGTTGACAATGTTTATTCTAGAAATGCCTATAAGATTATTGAAGTCGGATCAGAAGAAGAATTCCTTCAATAA